DNA sequence from the Spartobacteria bacterium genome:
AAATGGTCACATATCATACAATTTTTCATCACGCGCAGGCGGACGAGGCGCTCTACCAGCACGCGCCCCGGGCAAAACAAAGGGCTCCATATCATCCATGATACTCCCCATCTCCCGTTCAATCTGCTCTGGATCCTCACCCCGTTCCATACGGGCAATCGCTTCCCGCATCGGCTCATTGAATTCCAGCCCCGTCATATCAGACATCTTTCGCATCAGCTGTGCCGCAGCACTTGGATCATCCTCATTCATGCGTGCCGCATCCGCAGCAAGCTCTGTCATCGCCCGCTCCATTTTTGCTTCATCAATGGGCAGATCATCCATCCCCTCACCCGCTTCCGTCTGCTTACCGATAGCGGCAAACCGTGACACCTCTCGGCTCAGTTTCTCTCTTCCGCATTTCGGACAGGATGGCTGTCCAGCAGTATTGATACTGCGTGAAAAGAAACTATAAATTGCATGACACACTGGACAATAAAACTCATATATTGGCATTGAAGTTCCCTCCTAATAGCATTGATAAAATCTGGATTATTCCTATATAGTTATCTCAACGACAAATCAAATTTTTAACGAGTATGGAACGATTCACGCCGTGAAAAACCAACAGCCGACACATAAAGAAAATATGAACCGACTCGCCCGTATCGAAGGACAGATCAACGGTATCCGGCGAATGATTGAAGAGGAACAATACTGCATCGATATCATCACGCAGATTCAGGCCGCCCGCGCAGCACTGCAATCCATGAGCAATATGATCCTGAAAAAACACATGGAAAACTGCGTCGTCGAGGCCTTCCAGTCCGAAAAACCCGAAGCGATCGAGAAAAACATCAAAGAAGTCATGACTGTCATCAGCCGCATGCAGCGCTGAGCTCCCTTTATTCCTCTCGCTCGATCGACGCCCCCAGCTGACGCAGCCGCGCATCAATCTGCTCATACCCGCGGTCAATCATATCCACATTGCGAATCACACTGCGGCCCTCAGCACATAACGCAGCGATCAGCAGCGCCATCCCCGCTCGAATATCCGGGCTGTTCATAATGCCGCCGCGCAAACGACCCGGACCGATCACCACCACTCGATGCGGATCGCACACCACAATATTGGCTCCGAGACTGATCAGATTATCAACAAAATACATGCGACTCTCAAAGAGCTTCTCAAAGAAAAGCGTCGTTCCCGCCAC
Encoded proteins:
- a CDS encoding zinc ribbon domain-containing protein → MPIYEFYCPVCHAIYSFFSRSINTAGQPSCPKCGREKLSREVSRFAAIGKQTEAGEGMDDLPIDEAKMERAMTELAADAARMNEDDPSAAAQLMRKMSDMTGLEFNEPMREAIARMERGEDPEQIEREMGSIMDDMEPFVLPGARAGRAPRPPARDEKLYDM
- a CDS encoding metal-sensitive transcriptional regulator, which translates into the protein MNRLARIEGQINGIRRMIEEEQYCIDIITQIQAARAALQSMSNMILKKHMENCVVEAFQSEKPEAIEKNIKEVMTVISRMQR